In the Maribacter sp. MJ134 genome, one interval contains:
- a CDS encoding trans-sulfuration enzyme family protein: MNNKFETNAIRTQVKRTEHLEHSVPLYLTSSFVFEDAEDMRASFAEEKERNIYSRYSNPNSSEFIEKVCQMEGAEAGFAFASGMAAVFSTLAALLDSGDHILSARSIFGSTHSLFNNFFPKWNIGHSYFKIDDLDSIEDLITPKTKLIYAESPTNPGVDILDLKALGRIAEKHKLILVIDNCFASPYLQQPIKFGADLVIHSGTKLMDGQGRVLAGITVGKANLIDKVYRFSRITGPALSPFNAWVLSKSLETLALRVDRHCENALKLAEFLERHNNVNWVKYPFLKSHPKYEIAKKQMKAGGCVVAFELKGGLEAGKQFFDRIKLLSLSANLGDSRSIVTHPASTTHSKLSVTERTEAGITDGMVRISVGLEHIDDIINDICQALG, translated from the coding sequence ATGAACAACAAATTTGAGACCAACGCCATTCGTACGCAGGTAAAACGAACGGAACATTTAGAGCATTCAGTGCCCCTATACCTTACCTCCAGTTTTGTATTTGAGGACGCCGAGGATATGCGCGCCTCTTTCGCGGAAGAAAAAGAACGCAATATCTATTCCCGTTACTCCAATCCAAATTCTTCGGAGTTCATTGAGAAAGTCTGCCAAATGGAAGGTGCGGAGGCTGGTTTTGCCTTTGCTAGTGGTATGGCGGCGGTATTTTCGACCTTGGCGGCACTTCTGGATAGTGGCGACCATATCCTCTCCGCACGGAGTATTTTTGGTTCTACCCACTCGTTGTTCAATAACTTTTTTCCCAAATGGAATATAGGGCATAGTTATTTTAAGATTGATGATTTGGATAGTATTGAGGACCTAATAACACCTAAGACCAAGCTTATTTATGCGGAATCGCCCACCAATCCGGGAGTGGATATCCTAGATTTGAAGGCTTTGGGAAGAATTGCTGAGAAACATAAGCTCATATTAGTAATAGACAATTGTTTCGCTTCGCCCTATTTGCAACAGCCCATAAAATTCGGAGCGGATTTGGTGATTCATTCAGGAACTAAGTTAATGGATGGTCAAGGCCGTGTGTTGGCAGGAATTACGGTAGGTAAGGCCAATTTAATTGATAAGGTATACCGTTTTTCAAGAATTACGGGCCCGGCACTATCTCCTTTCAATGCGTGGGTGCTTTCCAAAAGTTTAGAAACCCTAGCGCTGCGGGTAGATAGGCATTGCGAGAACGCGCTGAAACTAGCGGAATTTTTAGAAAGGCATAATAATGTGAATTGGGTGAAATATCCGTTCCTAAAATCGCATCCCAAATATGAAATCGCCAAAAAACAGATGAAAGCCGGCGGGTGCGTGGTGGCTTTTGAATTAAAGGGCGGCTTGGAAGCTGGGAAACAATTCTTTGATCGGATAAAACTATTGTCGCTCTCCGCTAATCTGGGAGATTCTAGGAGTATTGTTACCCATCCAGCATCTACCACCCACAGTAAGTTGTCTGTAACGGAACGAACCGAAGCAGGTATTACGGACGGTATGGTACGCATCTCCGTAGGTTTAGAGCATATTGATGATATTATAAATGATATTTGTCAGGCATTAGGGTAA
- a CDS encoding sugar phosphate isomerase/epimerase family protein — MTLSKTTLQRTSILVVSFLLLAAASCKEKTNTSKVTDNKENTNADAVAISTTKFGGLALYTVRDAMEVDTKATLKTIAETGYVNIEAAGYKDGTYYGMAPEDFKAFLAEVDLTPISTHQSSVTIDNADEEMAAAKAAGFEYFVVPIPPMGLFNYDATTNTMSMTGGAENLANILDELGKKATAAGLQLLYHNHDFEFKTDADGIVPIDYLLENCDPEFVNFQMDLFWVTKAGADPLAYFEKYPGRFKMWHVKDMDTEGKFAPVGNGTIDFSRILAKKEQSGMRYYMVEQDKTFTMEPLEAIKISHEEIKKIGFQ, encoded by the coding sequence ATGACCCTATCTAAAACCACATTACAACGCACCAGCATACTTGTCGTATCCTTTTTATTGTTAGCAGCTGCGTCCTGTAAAGAAAAAACAAACACCTCAAAAGTTACTGACAATAAAGAAAATACTAATGCTGATGCTGTGGCTATTAGTACTACAAAATTTGGTGGCCTAGCGCTGTACACCGTAAGGGATGCCATGGAGGTGGATACTAAAGCCACTTTAAAGACCATCGCCGAAACCGGATACGTAAATATTGAAGCTGCAGGTTATAAGGACGGCACTTATTATGGTATGGCTCCTGAAGATTTTAAAGCGTTCTTGGCAGAAGTGGACCTGACCCCAATCAGCACCCATCAAAGCAGCGTAACGATTGATAATGCCGATGAGGAAATGGCTGCTGCCAAAGCCGCTGGTTTCGAATATTTTGTGGTTCCGATTCCGCCAATGGGCTTATTCAATTATGATGCGACTACCAATACCATGAGTATGACCGGCGGTGCCGAAAATTTAGCGAATATACTTGACGAACTTGGAAAAAAAGCCACAGCTGCTGGACTCCAACTGTTATACCACAACCACGATTTTGAGTTCAAAACGGATGCGGACGGTATCGTACCCATTGACTATTTGTTGGAAAACTGCGACCCTGAATTCGTAAATTTTCAAATGGACTTATTCTGGGTGACCAAAGCAGGGGCCGACCCATTGGCCTATTTTGAAAAGTATCCGGGGCGTTTTAAAATGTGGCATGTAAAGGATATGGATACGGAAGGTAAGTTTGCTCCCGTAGGGAATGGTACTATCGATTTTTCTAGAATTTTAGCCAAAAAAGAGCAATCCGGTATGCGATACTATATGGTTGAGCAGGATAAAACGTTTACCATGGAACCTTTGGAAGCCATTAAAATAAGTCACGAGGAGATTAAAAAAATCGGGTTTCAGTAA
- a CDS encoding HEPN domain-containing protein, which translates to MQSFRTEIENPVVEKDILELERKIHEFNDGKLDEEKFRSLRLARGVYGQRQQGVQMIRIKLPYGKVTSTQLKRICDVSDEYSTGRLHITTRQDIQIHYVDLNRTPELWAELERDDVTLREACGNTVRNVTASETAGIDVNEPFDVSPYADALFRYFLRNPISQEMGRKFKVSFSASDADTGLSYMHDLGFIAKIQDGVKGFKVMLGGGLGSQPRHADVLFEFLSSNRIIPLMDGVVRVFDRYGERKSRAKARMKFLIKDVGLEGFKALLAQEQKAVPNATVAIDAQAYPKIKVAEAPVPSVQVSNEKAFELWKRTNIVPQKQAGFVAIGIKVLLGDFYTDKARSLADLVQKYAAGELRLSLRQNILIPHIKEELVPFFYLELEKLGFVEAGYNTALDITACPGTDTCNLGIASSTGIAEELERIIKADYPQYVSNSDVVIKISGCMNACGQHNMANIGFQGMSIRTKDKLIAPALQVLLGGGNMGNGEGRFADKVVKIPSKRGPQALRLILDDFDKNGNGLSYADYYQEKGEHYFYDFLKPLTDIAHLTQEDFIDWGSDKRYEKAIGIGECAGVVIDLIATLLYESEEKIQKALEAHAEGKWAASIYYAYTSMVNTAKAMLTAEKTKVNTHASIIKDFDEKFVKEGRLKLDGSFENLVLQLNQNEPTEAFSKSYLEDAKAFLQNIEAFRNQELQEA; encoded by the coding sequence ATGCAAAGTTTTAGAACAGAAATAGAGAATCCCGTTGTTGAGAAAGACATTCTAGAATTGGAACGCAAAATCCATGAGTTCAATGATGGCAAATTAGATGAGGAGAAATTCCGAAGTTTACGTTTGGCACGTGGCGTTTATGGTCAGCGCCAACAGGGCGTTCAAATGATTCGTATTAAATTACCCTATGGAAAAGTTACTTCCACACAATTAAAACGTATATGCGATGTTTCCGACGAATACTCAACCGGTCGCTTGCATATTACGACACGCCAAGATATTCAGATTCATTATGTGGATTTGAACAGAACCCCGGAGTTATGGGCAGAATTAGAAAGGGATGATGTTACCCTACGGGAGGCTTGTGGTAATACGGTACGAAATGTAACAGCTAGTGAAACAGCCGGTATAGACGTAAACGAACCTTTTGATGTTTCTCCGTACGCAGATGCATTATTCCGTTATTTTCTAAGGAACCCTATTAGCCAGGAAATGGGTAGAAAGTTCAAAGTTTCTTTTTCTGCCAGTGACGCCGATACCGGATTGTCTTACATGCACGATTTAGGTTTTATCGCTAAAATACAAGATGGCGTAAAAGGTTTTAAGGTAATGCTCGGTGGTGGTCTAGGTTCACAACCGCGCCATGCGGACGTACTTTTTGAATTCTTATCCTCTAACCGTATTATTCCCCTAATGGATGGTGTTGTCCGGGTATTTGATAGGTATGGGGAACGCAAGAGCAGGGCAAAGGCTAGGATGAAATTTTTGATAAAGGATGTTGGTTTAGAAGGCTTTAAAGCGTTATTGGCTCAAGAACAGAAGGCAGTTCCTAACGCTACCGTTGCAATAGATGCACAGGCATATCCTAAAATTAAGGTAGCGGAGGCTCCTGTTCCCAGTGTACAGGTGTCTAATGAGAAAGCTTTTGAGCTTTGGAAGCGTACCAATATCGTTCCCCAAAAACAGGCTGGCTTTGTAGCGATCGGCATTAAGGTGCTACTTGGTGATTTCTACACGGATAAGGCACGTTCACTTGCAGATTTAGTCCAAAAATATGCTGCGGGTGAGTTACGACTATCGCTTCGGCAGAACATTTTAATTCCTCATATAAAGGAAGAATTGGTTCCATTTTTCTATTTGGAATTGGAAAAATTAGGTTTTGTGGAAGCAGGCTATAACACCGCTTTGGATATTACCGCATGTCCCGGAACCGATACGTGTAATTTAGGCATTGCCAGTAGTACAGGAATAGCTGAAGAATTAGAACGTATTATCAAGGCAGATTATCCACAGTACGTCAGTAATTCGGACGTAGTCATAAAAATCAGTGGTTGCATGAATGCCTGTGGACAACATAATATGGCCAATATCGGCTTTCAAGGGATGTCCATCCGAACAAAGGACAAATTAATTGCTCCGGCATTACAAGTATTGTTGGGCGGTGGTAATATGGGTAATGGTGAAGGCCGTTTCGCCGATAAAGTGGTTAAGATACCCAGTAAAAGAGGCCCACAAGCTTTGCGCTTAATTTTGGACGATTTTGATAAGAACGGCAACGGATTGTCCTATGCTGACTACTATCAGGAAAAAGGGGAACATTATTTCTATGATTTTCTTAAACCATTAACGGATATAGCGCACCTTACGCAAGAAGATTTTATCGATTGGGGTAGTGATAAACGTTATGAGAAAGCCATTGGTATTGGAGAATGTGCGGGAGTGGTAATTGATTTGATCGCCACCTTGCTTTATGAAAGTGAAGAAAAAATACAAAAAGCTTTGGAAGCCCATGCAGAGGGAAAATGGGCAGCAAGCATTTATTATGCCTATACCTCAATGGTGAATACAGCGAAAGCCATGTTAACAGCGGAAAAAACAAAAGTGAATACGCATGCCAGTATTATCAAAGATTTCGATGAAAAGTTTGTGAAAGAGGGTCGTCTTAAACTTGACGGAAGTTTTGAAAATCTGGTATTACAATTGAATCAAAATGAACCTACCGAGGCTTTCTCCAAAAGCTATTTGGAGGATGCGAAAGCGTTCCTTCAAAATATAGAAGCTTTTAGAAATCAAGAACTTCAAGAAGCATAG
- a CDS encoding RrF2 family transcriptional regulator codes for MLSKKTKYGLKALAYLGGRKDKQPVQIAEIAEQENISQKFLESILLSLRKTGFLGSKKGKGGGYYLIKNPDEILMTDVMRVLEGPISMVPCVSLNFYEQCDDCPDEAACAVHKLMLKVRDANLSVYRHNTLADLLV; via the coding sequence ATGCTCTCCAAAAAGACAAAATACGGTTTAAAAGCATTGGCTTATCTCGGTGGCAGAAAGGACAAGCAACCCGTTCAGATTGCGGAAATTGCCGAGCAGGAGAACATTTCCCAAAAATTCTTGGAGAGTATTTTACTATCGTTACGAAAAACCGGATTTCTGGGTTCTAAGAAAGGAAAGGGTGGTGGTTACTATCTAATCAAAAATCCGGACGAAATTTTAATGACGGATGTTATGCGCGTATTGGAAGGGCCTATATCCATGGTGCCTTGTGTAAGTCTTAATTTTTACGAGCAGTGCGATGATTGCCCCGACGAGGCCGCCTGTGCCGTTCATAAGCTAATGCTAAAGGTACGCGATGCTAACCTATCCGTATACCGCCACAATACCCTTGCAGATTTATTGGTCTAA
- a CDS encoding sulfate adenylyltransferase subunit 1, whose amino-acid sequence MEVLKIATAGSVDDGKSTLIGRLLYDTKSLTTDKLEAIEKTSKQKGYDYLDFSLATDGLVAEREQGITIDVAHIYFSTQKKSYIIADTPGHVEYTRNMVTGASTSQAAIILIDARKGVIEQTNRHFFINNLLRVKEVVVAINKMDLVDFSEARYKEIKEDFQKLMGKRDYAEQRITFIPVSALKGDNVVHKSENTPWYDGETLLEHLEGLDLKAVSNIGTPRFPVQYVIRPKTEEHHDFRGFAGKVYGGELSVGDEVVALPSRTKSKIKAIYFYDKECQTASRRSSVTITLEDEINLSRGDMLVKVDDLPTVEKQFTATISWMDSQKLTAGNKYIVQHGVNKVLAKVEAVKHKIAPDYSGVDTTVDALGMNDIAQVSFRLNKPVFYDKFKDHRTNGSFILIDTQTNSTVGAGFIL is encoded by the coding sequence ATGGAAGTACTAAAAATAGCAACAGCAGGTAGTGTAGATGACGGTAAAAGTACCTTAATAGGAAGACTTTTATACGACACTAAATCGTTGACCACGGATAAGTTGGAGGCGATAGAAAAAACCAGCAAGCAAAAAGGGTATGATTATCTGGATTTTTCCCTAGCTACAGATGGTCTGGTTGCGGAGCGTGAGCAAGGAATTACGATAGATGTAGCCCATATCTATTTTTCTACACAAAAGAAAAGCTATATCATTGCGGATACACCGGGTCATGTAGAATATACCCGTAACATGGTAACGGGCGCCTCCACATCGCAAGCGGCTATTATTCTCATTGATGCCAGAAAAGGAGTTATCGAGCAGACCAATCGTCACTTTTTCATCAACAATCTACTGCGGGTAAAAGAGGTTGTAGTGGCCATCAATAAAATGGATTTGGTCGATTTTTCAGAAGCACGGTACAAGGAAATTAAAGAAGATTTCCAGAAATTGATGGGTAAGCGTGATTATGCAGAACAACGAATAACCTTTATTCCGGTAAGTGCTTTGAAAGGTGATAACGTGGTACATAAATCTGAAAATACTCCATGGTACGATGGAGAAACCTTATTGGAACATTTAGAGGGCTTAGACTTAAAAGCGGTGTCCAATATAGGAACACCTAGATTTCCCGTACAATATGTAATTCGTCCAAAAACTGAGGAACATCATGATTTCAGAGGTTTTGCAGGTAAGGTTTATGGAGGCGAGTTGAGCGTAGGGGATGAGGTGGTAGCACTACCGTCGCGCACAAAATCCAAAATCAAGGCAATTTATTTTTATGACAAAGAATGTCAGACGGCGTCCAGAAGATCGTCGGTAACCATAACATTAGAGGATGAAATTAACCTAAGTAGGGGAGACATGTTGGTAAAGGTTGATGATTTGCCCACTGTTGAAAAACAGTTTACGGCAACCATTTCATGGATGGATTCTCAAAAACTAACGGCCGGAAATAAGTATATCGTACAGCACGGCGTAAATAAGGTCTTGGCCAAAGTAGAAGCTGTGAAGCATAAAATTGCACCGGATTATTCTGGAGTGGATACCACAGTAGATGCTTTGGGAATGAATGATATAGCACAAGTGAGTTTCAGGTTGAACAAGCCAGTTTTCTATGATAAATTTAAGGACCATAGAACAAATGGTTCCTTTATTTTAATAGATACCCAAACAAATAGTACCGTTGGGGCAGGGTTTATACTATAA
- a CDS encoding GIY-YIG nuclease family protein, with amino-acid sequence MKGYLYILECSDGSYYTGSTNDLEKRIVAHQEGKGANHTKKRLPITLVYVEQYQRIDTAFYREKQIQGWSRSKKEALIKGEMASLPNLSECKNDSHYKYFKEKDDS; translated from the coding sequence ATGAAAGGTTATCTGTATATTTTAGAATGTTCCGATGGAAGCTATTATACAGGGAGTACCAACGATTTGGAAAAAAGGATTGTGGCACACCAAGAGGGCAAAGGCGCGAATCACACGAAAAAAAGATTGCCCATCACATTGGTTTATGTAGAACAATACCAAAGAATTGATACAGCCTTTTATAGGGAGAAGCAAATTCAAGGTTGGTCAAGGTCGAAGAAAGAAGCTTTGATCAAGGGTGAAATGGCGAGCTTGCCGAATCTTTCGGAGTGTAAGAATGATTCGCATTATAAATATTTTAAAGAGAAGGATGATAGCTGA
- a CDS encoding phosphoadenosine phosphosulfate reductase family protein: MAFTQEDIRNLNVQFKGIPPEEIISWAIEHANKALVTTNFRPYEVAILYAVSQVKDNIPVVWCDTGYNTPNTYKHAEELIARLNLNIDLYVPKQTTAHRDAVMGIPQIDDERHPLFTEQVKLEPFRRAMEAHRPDVWFTNLRKGQTAHRDSLDILSLSKDGVLKVSPFYHWNDTHLDAYLKERDLPNEHTYFDPTKVLENRECGLHT; this comes from the coding sequence ATGGCGTTTACACAAGAAGATATTAGAAATCTGAATGTTCAGTTCAAGGGAATTCCGCCAGAGGAAATTATTTCATGGGCTATCGAGCATGCCAATAAGGCATTGGTCACAACTAATTTTAGGCCTTACGAGGTAGCCATTCTTTATGCGGTATCTCAAGTAAAGGATAATATTCCTGTGGTGTGGTGCGATACTGGTTACAACACGCCCAATACCTATAAACACGCGGAAGAACTTATTGCACGATTAAATTTGAACATTGATTTATATGTGCCCAAGCAAACCACGGCGCACAGGGATGCCGTAATGGGTATTCCGCAGATAGATGATGAGAGGCACCCCTTGTTCACCGAGCAGGTAAAACTAGAGCCGTTTAGAAGGGCAATGGAGGCACACCGACCCGATGTGTGGTTTACCAACCTTAGAAAAGGACAAACGGCACATAGAGATTCATTAGATATACTGAGTTTAAGCAAGGACGGTGTTCTTAAAGTGAGTCCGTTCTATCACTGGAACGATACACACTTGGATGCTTATTTAAAGGAGAGAGATTTACCGAACGAGCATACCTATTTTGACCCTACAAAGGTCTTGGAAAATAGAGAGTGCGGCCTACATACGTAA
- the cysD gene encoding sulfate adenylyltransferase subunit CysD, whose protein sequence is MEISSTALDLPLAPKTALLKDTSHVNALENEAIYIFREVAAQFEKPVLLFSGGKDSITLVRLAQKAFWPAKIPFPLMHIDTGHNFPETIAFRDKLVAELGLELIVRNVQDSIDQGKVKEESGRYSSRNSLQTTTLLDAIEEFKFDACIGGARRDEEKARAKERIFSVRDDFGQWDERNQRPELFDMLNGQIELGQNVRVFPISNWTELDVWSYIKEENIEIPSIYFAHKRKVFLRDGLIWSHSDYVYQEEDEEMLEKMVRFRTVGDMSCTAAVYSEATDIEAVVQEIRDSTISERGARIDDKRSEAAMEKRKQQGYF, encoded by the coding sequence ATGGAAATAAGTAGTACAGCATTGGATTTGCCTTTAGCACCTAAAACAGCGCTACTGAAAGATACCTCACATGTGAATGCCTTGGAGAACGAAGCCATTTATATTTTTAGGGAGGTGGCTGCGCAGTTTGAAAAGCCGGTGTTGTTGTTTTCAGGAGGTAAGGATTCCATTACTTTGGTCCGTTTGGCTCAAAAAGCCTTTTGGCCGGCAAAGATTCCTTTTCCGCTAATGCATATCGATACGGGGCATAATTTTCCCGAAACAATCGCTTTTCGCGATAAACTCGTTGCAGAATTGGGCTTGGAATTAATCGTTAGAAACGTTCAGGATTCTATAGACCAAGGAAAGGTAAAGGAAGAATCTGGAAGGTATTCCAGCAGAAATTCCTTGCAAACGACCACGTTATTGGATGCGATTGAGGAATTTAAGTTTGATGCCTGTATCGGTGGTGCTCGTAGAGATGAAGAGAAGGCCAGGGCCAAGGAGCGTATTTTTTCGGTACGTGATGATTTTGGACAGTGGGACGAACGTAATCAACGTCCGGAGTTATTCGATATGCTTAATGGGCAGATTGAGTTAGGGCAAAACGTTAGGGTATTTCCCATCTCTAATTGGACAGAGTTAGATGTTTGGTCTTATATCAAAGAGGAAAATATAGAAATACCATCCATTTATTTTGCACATAAGAGAAAGGTCTTTTTAAGGGACGGTCTTATCTGGTCGCATTCTGACTACGTGTACCAAGAAGAAGATGAAGAGATGTTAGAGAAAATGGTCCGGTTTAGAACGGTCGGGGATATGAGCTGCACGGCTGCGGTATATTCGGAAGCGACGGATATTGAAGCCGTGGTTCAGGAAATTCGCGACTCCACCATATCGGAGAGAGGTGCGCGTATCGATGATAAACGCTCAGAGGCGGCAATGGAAAAAAGGAAACAACAGGGTTATTTTTAG
- the cobA gene encoding uroporphyrinogen-III C-methyltransferase, with translation MTNLRSHQRKSSLPFRELARAGKLTVVGAGPGDAELITLKAVKVLQSADVILYDALVNPELLKYAPNAETIFVGKRKGCYAYQQEQINDLIVSRAKTHSHVVRLKGGDPFVFGRGAEEMEFAAQHGIAVAVVPGISSSLSVPASQNIPVTKRGSAESFWVITGTTKAHKLSSDVTLAAKSSATVVILMGMSKLDEIIALFLAEGKAQMPIAIIQNGTRDDERIAVATIATISKEVKKQQLSNPAIIIIGAVVNHRAVITTIAQNQEFEILEKND, from the coding sequence ATGACAAATTTAAGAAGCCATCAGAGAAAGAGTTCCCTGCCTTTTAGGGAGCTAGCGAGAGCTGGAAAATTAACTGTAGTTGGTGCAGGTCCTGGAGATGCGGAGCTCATCACTTTAAAGGCAGTTAAGGTCTTACAAAGTGCGGATGTTATACTCTACGATGCTTTGGTCAACCCAGAACTTTTGAAATACGCCCCCAACGCGGAAACAATATTTGTGGGGAAGCGTAAAGGTTGCTATGCGTATCAGCAAGAACAAATAAACGACCTGATTGTAAGTAGGGCCAAAACCCATAGTCACGTAGTCCGACTAAAAGGTGGTGACCCATTTGTTTTCGGTCGAGGGGCGGAGGAAATGGAATTTGCTGCACAACACGGTATCGCCGTTGCTGTTGTTCCGGGTATTTCCTCTTCCTTATCTGTACCGGCATCACAGAATATACCGGTTACCAAAAGAGGGTCGGCAGAGAGTTTTTGGGTAATTACGGGCACGACTAAAGCGCACAAACTATCTAGCGATGTAACCTTGGCGGCAAAGTCTAGCGCAACGGTCGTCATTCTTATGGGGATGTCCAAATTAGATGAGATTATAGCCTTGTTCTTGGCTGAAGGAAAAGCCCAAATGCCTATAGCTATAATTCAAAACGGTACACGAGATGATGAAAGAATTGCTGTGGCGACCATAGCTACCATCAGTAAAGAGGTAAAGAAACAACAATTGTCCAATCCGGCGATAATCATCATCGGAGCGGTCGTAAATCATAGAGCGGTTATCACAACAATAGCCCAAAATCAAGAATTTGAAATACTAGAAAAAAATGATTAA
- a CDS encoding carbonic anhydrase family protein, producing the protein MRRNIIALASAVLLTTTIQAQEPQDGTIEIDKSRILVESVLSAEEQAALTPLDVYNSLAAGNERFVMSDLTARDHSMQIRESADSQYPKAIVLSCVDSRVPVEDVFDKGIGDIFVARVAGNFINTDILGSMEFATKVAGAKLILVLGHENCGAIHAAIDGAELGNITAMLKNIAPAVAMSTKSEGPRTSKNRLLVHEVSENNVRVAMDRIVKESTILKTMKDNGEIDIKGAVYDMDTGVVNFL; encoded by the coding sequence ATGAGAAGGAATATCATTGCTTTAGCCAGTGCAGTATTATTGACAACAACGATACAAGCACAAGAGCCACAAGATGGAACCATTGAAATAGATAAGAGCCGTATTTTAGTTGAATCCGTATTATCTGCAGAAGAACAGGCTGCTCTTACGCCCCTAGATGTTTATAATAGCTTGGCCGCCGGAAATGAACGCTTTGTGATGAGCGACCTTACCGCGCGTGACCACTCCATGCAGATTAGGGAAAGTGCAGATTCGCAATATCCAAAGGCCATTGTGCTTTCCTGTGTAGATAGCAGGGTACCCGTTGAAGATGTTTTTGACAAAGGTATCGGGGACATCTTTGTAGCACGTGTTGCAGGGAATTTCATTAACACCGATATTCTTGGCAGTATGGAATTTGCGACCAAAGTTGCCGGGGCCAAACTCATCTTAGTCTTAGGTCACGAGAACTGTGGAGCCATACATGCGGCCATTGATGGTGCAGAATTAGGAAATATTACTGCTATGCTAAAAAATATTGCTCCTGCAGTGGCCATGTCCACTAAGTCCGAAGGACCGAGAACTTCCAAGAACAGACTACTTGTTCACGAAGTAAGTGAGAATAATGTGCGTGTTGCCATGGACCGCATCGTAAAAGAAAGTACCATTCTGAAAACAATGAAGGACAATGGCGAAATAGATATTAAAGGTGCCGTATATGACATGGATACGGGAGTAGTAAACTTCCTTTAA
- a CDS encoding DUF2061 domain-containing protein, protein MIVDQLILDRKTTKSKFGSDKKSERPIRSVAKAVSWRIIGTLDTLLISYLLTGEVAIAASIASIDFVTKMFLYFFHERLWNKINWGK, encoded by the coding sequence ATGATTGTAGATCAATTGATTTTAGATAGAAAAACGACTAAAAGTAAGTTTGGCTCGGACAAAAAATCCGAACGACCTATACGAAGTGTTGCCAAGGCTGTTAGCTGGCGCATTATAGGTACTTTGGATACCCTGTTGATTTCCTACCTGCTAACAGGCGAGGTTGCTATAGCGGCTTCCATAGCCTCCATAGATTTTGTGACAAAGATGTTTTTATACTTTTTCCATGAACGTTTATGGAATAAAATAAACTGGGGTAAATAA